The genome window AGACAGCGGAGCTGCTTCAGGTCTCAATGCAAGTCACCTAACCCCAAGACATGAGCCATTCTGAGCCACTGACCCACAAATAAGAGACTCAGTCAAATCCATTTTGCCCCATGCCTGTCAgcgctgtgtgtgtttttaactctCCTGAGAGTCATTTTCCTGGTATCTCCATTAGGCTCAGGGGTTCTTATAGAGCCACGACCAGCACGGTCTCACCACAGTTCTACTCATAACACTTTACGAAAAGGAATTCATGTTTGCAGCTGCATTGATGGAGTTTGTTACAAAGCTGAAACAAATGCTGGTGTAGCAACCAGAGGATTGTAAGAAAGGAACTTTGGGTAAAGGTATTGTCTTTTTTActtaaatcataaaataatgTTATAGTCAAAGTAATGTTGAACCACTTGAATGTGAacatcttttctcctctttgttgATTCTTCTTAATTTATTACTATTCAGGATAATTAGAAACTtggtttgtcttgtttgtttgtctccagGTCCAGTTATGTCAAACTCAGTGGGCAGTTTATCGGAAGGCACAGTGTACGGGTCCCGGATTGGGATGACAGAGGACTCCCTCACTATTCTGGAGAGAAACAGGGGCTCTGGAGAGCCCTGGGACATGGGGGAGACCAAACCGAATGTGGAAACTCTAGAGCGTGGTCTTTACCTCTCCTGCTTTGACATGCTTCTCACTGAAGATGCGGCGTGGCTCGTGAAAGTTTCAGAGGCCTCCCAGACGCTGGCCGTACCCATGGCTCACATGGAGCCCCGGGAAGAGCCAGAGCAGTGCCCCGTCATCGACAGCCAGGAACAGGGACTCTCTCCGGGGCTGGAGGGCCAGGAGGAGGAGCGGTCTCTGGAGCAGGTGCAGAGCATGGTGGTGGGAGAAGTGCTGAAGGACATTGAAACAGCCTGCAAACTGCTCAACATCCCCCCAGGTAGGCTGCCTTCCACCACACCTGCTACTGCAGTCTGTCATCCTTAAGTGGGGTGTTACGGTATCATGGTATACaactgacaaagaaacaaacctTTAAAGTAAACAAGGCCTTTTtcatgacaaaaagaaaacccaAAAGTGTTGCCCGTTATTAAGGAATATTGATTCAGAGATGCTTAAGCCACTGGTTCGTACTCCTAAAATCAACATATATTTGAATGAATAGCACAGGCACGATGACAGAGCTCTTAAATCATGTTCTTACTGACGCACAGCCATGTTTGCCTTCTCCAGGATCTGTTTAATCCTGACCTTTGCATGCGTTTTCTTGGGTTGTAACAGTGATGGTTCTTTCCTGCCAGTAGACGTGTACACAGTCTTAAGGGCGAGGTCTTTCATGCtcacagagcaaacacaggAGGCATTATGCATTGTAAGGCTCCTGGCTGTCATAAACCAATGTGATCCTCAGTCATCTGTTCTACTGATTATAATTGTAGTGCCATAAAAGCCTTGTAACTTTGTGGGTATAGTCAATTTAttatgtaaaaaagaaaaaccctgaacataatacacactgtaaagaaaaacaaactatgAATTTAACTGATTAACTTAGTCCAGTATGACTAGGATAATCTCTGTGGAAGAATGACCCCCAAACCAGGTAATTTACAGCAGTGGCAGCTGGGAGTTTTCTCACCATTTTTAatatctttctttgttttcttagaTCCTATAGAGTGGAACACAGGGAATgtgcagaagtggctgctgtgGACCGAACATCTGTACAGGTTGCCTCACGCAGGAAAATCTTTCCAGGAGCTGACGGGAAAGGACCTTTGTGTCATGAGCGAGGAGGAGTTTCGCCAGCGCTCGCCGCTCTGCGGGGACACGCTGCATGCACACCTGGACATATGGAAGTCAGGTAAGGGTGTGATATTTATTTAACGAGTTCATCATAGACTGCGGCACCTCCTACAATGACTGTATTGTTTGTAATGTTTGGCTGTTTTGAacttttgaatgtgtgtgcatgtgtatgttttggAGGGGGTAAGAGGTAAGCATAAGCATTAATTAATCTAAAGTAAAAGCTTTTAACACTtaatatttgtctcttttttccctccagctgCCTGGATGAAAGAGAGGTGTTCAGTTGTAGATACCAAAACTACAGGtaggtttgtttttcttacaaGCTAAAGTAAATGAAAGGAGCATATACAGTTTGTACAGAGTTATAAATCTAATACACAGTAGTACTTTAAGTTTTGACACACTTTTGCATTGTGCATTTTCTGTGTCGTGTCTGTGTTGATTAAAAGTTAAGGGCCTGGTctttttgtatgtgtatgtgactTTTCTCATTGAATCACAACACAGTAACCCTCACAACCGCATATTTTATTGTGCAGGCAACGAAGAGCTTTGGTCTGAAGCAGATTCATCCTGTTCAGGTCAGCCTATCCATCTGTGGCAGTTCCTCCGAGAACTCCTGCTCAAACCTCACAGCTATGGACGCTGCATCCGCTGGCTCAATAAAGAAAAAGGTTTGTTCTTTTCTTCCACAGAAATTTCAAATGCTTTGATCACTGTAACTGACAGCAGTTacacatttcacaataaaaatatgtcaaatgaCGTTAAAACAATGTGATGATGTGAAAGGGATCACTTGTAGAGATGGACCTATACAGAATTGGTGGCTCCACACAAATTTCTGGAGCTTCATAGTGAGTTTACTATTTGGtactctctctgctgttcagaGACCaaagcaccaaacagcagatagaCACAGTTGTTGTctgagccagatatttccctcaggcgggggagaccaaaacagaactaaaagagAATTAATATTGGACTGAAGTAAAGTTTGgattaggtttagggttagggttgcaaTTTCAACTTTAACTCACTAGCAGAGTTTATGTATATAAAAAAATCAACTTGTTAACATTGTTTCAAAAACTCCATAATCAACA of Lates calcarifer isolate ASB-BC8 linkage group LG12, TLL_Latcal_v3, whole genome shotgun sequence contains these proteins:
- the LOC108888092 gene encoding SAM pointed domain-containing Ets transcription factor, with the translated sequence MSNSVGSLSEGTVYGSRIGMTEDSLTILERNRGSGEPWDMGETKPNVETLERGLYLSCFDMLLTEDAAWLVKVSEASQTLAVPMAHMEPREEPEQCPVIDSQEQGLSPGLEGQEEERSLEQVQSMVVGEVLKDIETACKLLNIPPDPIEWNTGNVQKWLLWTEHLYRLPHAGKSFQELTGKDLCVMSEEEFRQRSPLCGDTLHAHLDIWKSAAWMKERCSVVDTKTTGNEELWSEADSSCSGQPIHLWQFLRELLLKPHSYGRCIRWLNKEKGIFKIEDSAHVARLWGLRKNRPAMNYDKLSRSIRQYYKKGIIRKPDVSQRLVYQFVHPV